Part of the Zingiber officinale cultivar Zhangliang chromosome 8A, Zo_v1.1, whole genome shotgun sequence genome, TTTAATGGATAAATGAACCGCTTCAAAAAAATTTTCGGATGAACACTGCAATGAAGAGGTTATTATAGGAAAGAGAATGGAAAGAGATATGCGACTTCGTCAGTGTAAAAATGGGCTACGAGTTTTGGACCAAGTATACGATTTGGTAAAATGctctaatataatttttaatattgttttaCCTTTCGTGTgattttttatgtttatttaatttttcatatccGTGGGAACTCTTATTTAAcggatctaatttttttttttttatgtttatctaatttatcatgttatttaagtttcatattaAAATTAGTCTTTATGCGACATCTAAAAAATCTATTGAGAAGTAAAGAATTGAGTtttaaatgatcaaaatgaagacttCTAATAGTCTTTATAAACTCCACCTAGTCCCTTATATATaacttgctttttttttttttttcagtttgaaATTTGTTTTGCTACTAAGATAATTTTTTAGTTGGCATGAATTCAACTCTTCAAATCTCTTCAAATCTATTAATTCAGAGGAATCGGCCATTTGATCTAATCCCATTAAAATTTCTCAtagattattaaaataaatcgagAAATACTCGTAAAAACTTATTAAGACAGTCAATGTTCTTAGACTTGCTTCTCATAGGAGACTCAAACCTTAGATGTCTTGGTTATCTATTAGAGGGTCTAACTATTCCATTATCCCGGAAACTTTATTACATGATAATTGACACTAATCATTGTACCATTACCCTGAGTGCTTGAAATTAACTCAGGACATCTGAATCCCACTCAATCGCCCATATACACGCATATATATAGTGTCACATCTTAAAATTAACAACAACGCGAGTAAAGAAACTTATATAAATATCTTAGGATGGCAAGATTGTAAAGCATACTTTTCTCAACTTTTTACTAAGATGaagtataatataaattaatattttttataaagagAATTCTATTATAGTAATTtattgttgggattttcgagcacTCACAACAATTCATAATTCAATTAACATGGAGttcataaatcaattaaaataaatttaaaaaattttaaatgatcaaaattttaACTAAACGAATCAATATCAATTAAGCTCGTTAAAAAACAAATCGAGTTAGGCTCGAGCTTCACTTAATTCGGATTTATAAACTCCATCCCATCCCCATGCGCCGTAAACGAAAGAAGAAACTGCAATGACAGAAAGCATCCATGCCGTACCAGGTGCCGTCCTCCATCGCCTCATCTCCCGCCGTTCGATCAAAATCCACCACTGGAACCCACTTCCCCCCTCCCCCATCCGATCGCCTCCGCCCGCGACACTCTCCCTCCGTCGCCCCGGGGCTTCCCTTCGCCGCGATTTTTCCTCCCTGATGGCTTCTCCGGCACCCTCCTTGGCTCCGGGCAGTCCCTTCGAACTAAATGATGAATCAGACTTCGATTCTATCATAACCCCTGACGGTTTCCTCTCCGTGCTCGGCTTTGGCTCTCTTCTTTCGGGTAATCCTTGATCTCCTGCTCCCTTCGTTTGCCGTTCCGCTTTCTGAGCCATTATTGCTCTCCTTGTCGTTCTCCTCCGCTAATAGAGAGGAGTGCCAGGAGCACTTTCCCTGATCTCAAAAACTTCCGCATTGCGGTGCTCCGCGGGTTTCGCCGGGTCTTTGCTCATGTCGCGCCGATTTTTTTCGAGCGCGGAATTGCTAATGAGGCGACGGGGGTAACTAGTGAACCGCTTTGAACTCGGATAGTTGTTGTTAAATTATATGTGCTTTGCTCTAATTGATTGCGTATCACAGGAGGTCTCGAGTTTGAGTGTGGAGCCTTGCGAGGGTGAATTCCTTATAGTGACTGTATTTGAGATCAAGAAAGAGGGGgtgagaagagtttgtttttgtttttcaatTACTGGAAATTGACCTTCTCGGCTCTTTAACTGTTCTAAAATTTTGCAGGTTCCTGCCTTTATAGAGAGAGAGAACGAGTTCAGATTTTTAGCCGTGAGTTATATTGGCTTGCTCGTTCATCTCATTGGTTTGTTTGGTCTGCTATTCTTTTTTCCCTACTTGACACCTTGCTGCTTTGGTTGGATGAGCAGGTTTACCCTGAATATTTAGATGGTATTTCATTTACAAACCCTGCTGTGAGTGTTCGATCATGCTGTGACAGCACTTCTTTCTTATGTATTTTCTATTTGCTTATCTATAATTTAATTAACTGGGTTAAAAGAGTAGATTCGTTTAATGTTCCAGGTTGTTTGTGCACGCTACAGCGATGAAGA contains:
- the LOC122009157 gene encoding uncharacterized protein LOC122009157 isoform X2, which produces MTESIHAVPGAVLHRLISRRSIKIHHWNPLPPSPIRSPPPATLSLRRPGASLRRDFSSLMASPAPSLAPGSPFELNDESDFDSIITPDGFLSVLGFGSLLSERSARSTFPDLKNFRIAVLRGFRRVFAHVAPIFFERGIANEATGEVSSLSVEPCEGEFLIVTVFEIKKEGVPAFIERENEFRFLAVYPEYLDGISFTNPAVVCARYSDEEYFHIRCKGNKGTFFNQYGRYNIQKIWRDDILPCRVYLRH
- the LOC122009157 gene encoding uncharacterized protein LOC122009157 isoform X1, whose product is MTESIHAVPGAVLHRLISRRSIKIHHWNPLPPSPIRSPPPATLSLRRPGASLRRDFSSLMASPAPSLAPGSPFELNDESDFDSIITPDGFLSVLGFGSLLSERSARSTFPDLKNFRIAVLRGFRRVFAHVAPIFFERGIANEATGEVSSLSVEPCEGEFLIVTVFEIKKEGVPAFIERENEFRFLAVYPEYLDGISFTNPAVVCARYSDEEYFHIRCKGNKGTFFNQYGRYNIQKIWRDDILPCRVYLRHCVLAAKNLGELAYDNFLDHTFISDRKTSIGEYLNSTGSGIMEEEPPEVLKYRYGG